The Montipora foliosa isolate CH-2021 chromosome 1, ASM3666993v2, whole genome shotgun sequence DNA segment GGGGAATATATGCTAAACCTAGAGACATGAACGTTGCGTGACTGAGGGACGATCATCGTTGAACTGTcattctgttgttgttgtttttttaacgaagtaaacattacgaTTAGattttaaagtgtggagctcagcgagtttTCAGTGTCTCTGGCAGTTTGCGTatattccataaactccaatttcagcaatttcggaaattctcttaatttcgaaaaacaaactccgattttcggaaagGCAAAGTCAGATGCTTGCAAAAACCAATTTCGATTTTAAAACACTAAAAAGCAAAGtacgattttgaaaaaaaaaaaaaaactgaaatgccCCTTAAGAGCTTTCATATCTTGCGTAGGTTCCTTAATTTTGTTTACTAATTTCCAcaataaatgaaggacagatgacggtcattcgaaaataacattaCAGGAGAGTAACGACaaaaactgaaaccaaaacATTTTGGGGAAAAgggacaccccgaccccgaaaAATGGTAGTTGCCAAAAcgcggggtcggggtcggggtcggggtcggggtgggatgtattttttttccaaatttttatgtttcaatttttgtcgttattctcctgtaatgttatattcgaatgttcgacatctttccttcatttatggtggaaaaaggtcaaaaaaatatggaacatacggaagctacgaaagtgacatctttgtttgtttttcgaaattaatcTAGAAAATTTCAGACTGAAACTGGAGTTTTTTgggggaatatacgctaactcctagagaccctgaagactcgctgagctccacattataaagccacattttaatgtttacttccttctccgcaatacaattaaagcTAAACAGAGCATAGTCACAGTTACACAACGTTcttatttgcttgttttcgcaaaattgttttcaatgttgctGTGTTTTTTATCATCGCgaccaccataaatgaaggacagatgccaGTCATTCGAAAACAatagtacaggagaataacaacaaaaattgaaacaaaaaaatgggaaaaaaaggcACCCCGACCCCGTCCTCTCCGATCCCAACCGAGACCCCGACCCCAACCCTGatcccgaccccgaccccgaccccgaccccgaccccgaccccgaccccgaccccgaccccgaccccgaccccgaccccgaccccgaccccgacgcCAGCCCTGGCCCCGATCCCGGCCCCGACCCtagccccggccccgcgttttggctactaccaaaAAAAGTTCTTTGCCTCGGAAATAAACTTTTATTAGAACGCgaacaaaaatttttttttgtaaatggcaTTAAATCTGTTAATTGAAACAACTGAGCTGTCCATGTAGTCTTTTGGATGCCTTGCCCTTCGTGTTAGAAATTTCCACTGATCGaacaagcaagcaagaaatttaatTTTACATTATTCAGATTCTTTCTGAATCTTGTTCCAAATCTTCAGAAGAGGAAGCATCCCCTTTTATTATGAGTTTTAATTTTCTCACGCATAATTTCGAGCAGTTCATCATCTATCTTGACCGCGTCCTCAGCAAAAATAAACTTTCTTCTTTTGACAAACGAGGGAGCTATATATAATGCCAACTTGTATTGATCCGAACCGTGTGTTAAAAATTGACACTACTACAAGCTCTAGATGTGCATAAACATTTCATGATTTTCACATGTTTAATACCAGAATAACAGAAAGGTTAATGACGAACTTAACAAATTAAATATCCAACATTCCCTCAAATGTGCCTTTCTGTAAAGTGTGCAACAAAAGCTAGTCAATAACGCCTTAGCTAGCTTTGCGAAAAAGGGAACTTGCATGGTACTAGCTTCTGACAAACTTCAAGTTCACTACAAGCTTCCCACTAGTAAAGTACATTTTCATCCACGACTTAGCCAATGACGTCCTTCgattatcatttttatcatctGCAGTGAgttatttccatttctttttagCCAAGAAGAGAAGGGACTTGCGAGGGATTAGAGTAAAACGGACAGAATCTATTTATTGTTTTTGGGGATGTGGGAGATGCAAATAATTTTCTGTCCCTTGTGTCCCAAGGCATCGTGACAGCGTTCTCTCGATTGACTAAGAAAAAATGGAAGATGATGCGTATATGCTAATGAGATAAAGATTTGAGCATGTGTCAATGAGACAAGAATTGCAAACGAAGATTTCCAAATACCGAGGACGAAGTTAAGAGTTGAGACATTCTGCAATCTGGTAATTATGCAACATGGAGCTGTTTTCATGATGGTGACTTACCCTGGGTTGCTGAGTCTAAGGGTGAGCAGTTGTATATTCAGTACATCGTTAACGGGAAGAAATATAACGAACGTACAGGTTACACCGTTTGGATAATTCCCCGGAAAATTAGGGCTGCTGAATTGCCCTTGTCGGTCAACTAGAATCTGATCGCAATCTGCCAATGAAAACGAAAGTAATAACAAGAGTCTCATAAATCGTTGATTAGTATTTATAAAAGGTTTCATAGAGACCTCTGTCTATTCCacgttttttccctttttaggGAAAGGGGGATAACGAGCAAAACCGTTGGCGTTATAGCTGGGCTCTGTAAAAAGAACACCTTTAACGTTGTTTAAGTTACAAGCAGCACAAAGAATATTGCGAATACGACTTCATTCATCCAATTAATATAACGTTTACAGTAAGGACACGtgaaccgtgaacacttgacatttttgtgtacattgtttttttcgacgactaagaaataaaggctcttcttatgacgtatagtgttacatgtatagcattttgtacgtgtaaaaacattaaatactcttgtcaaaaggacgagcccacattctatagtcactaaaataatgtaaaaacaaatatcaagtgtgcatggttcgagtgtcctcactgtTACAGTTTGTCTATCATTTTAAGATTCCCTAATGATTTCTAACAGGACTTTCTGTTTAGATACCCCATGCTAGTGCAGTCAATCGCTTCCGGCATAGCACAGTCGAGAACCACCTTTAAATCCGGATGGTGCTGAGAAGTGTTCGCCACGTCAACGGAGGTTCGATTACCTCAGAGGGCTGCAAAAAACTATGACTGGGCATCATGTTAATGTTTAGCCGAAGAATTCTATAAACGGTAGACGGCGAGAAGTCCGCCCTAGAGTCATTCCCTTATCCAGAGTAGCAGTCGCcgcttccttttctttttaggCGAGTGGGAGATGGAAGTGCGCCACTAACtgacaattattcaccgaagtggaggtcaATAGTGGTAGATATTGTGAGGTAGATATCCGCCActttcaccgacactgaggtgaataattattttagtatataccacacaagttgaataatcaGCCGGCTTTATCGATAAAATTTTCTCCTCGGTGACCGAAGCGAAaagggaagccattttgtttttctccgtTTTCTCAGAGGTGAATTGTACTTGCTATTCACCTCGGAGCTGGCCAATCAGAAGGCGCAGAAAGCGCTATTTACTTGTGTGATATATACTAACTGAAATTGGTATCACCCAGccagtggactaatgcaaatcctgcgttttaattggctacgctaccagaggactattagtaatactCCAGGAGCagtgaaaagcgtgacgctttctttcgttttattctcaaataattatttcttcaacttgcatttgctaactttattattgcttttctgtccgactagttggatgatactaaaacaattagacccctcgccctcaagggccaggGGTCTAATTGTTTAGTATTCCCCGCGCTTGTGTCGTCACTCTCTTGGCTAAAAAGAGGGATGGCACGAGTGCGAGTGAGGGAGGGTTTGGATCCGCATTCCAGAAAATGAAGGGAGCAACTAATCTTTTCACCCAAAAATATAAACGTTTTCTGAGAATTCCACAGCAATGCCTTTTGtaggttttgtttatttgttcgcTTAGCTAGCCTCCTACGCGTATcagtgccattttttttttcatggctcACAAAAAATGTTCCTTTTCACGCTTTAAACAGAAATGGAAACGAATGCTACGAAGGCTATAGTTATCCAAGCGATGGGGCTCTTTCGTGCACGCGAAACTAGTGGCTTGCTTGTGTCACTGAAGTGCATGGGTATCTCAGTCTACTGAGTTTTCCGAAGCACTTCCCCTACGGAGTGAGCAGGCCAAGACCAACCTTCCATCGTAGTCGAATTAAGTCAATGCATTTATCAGTTTAAAACACAAAGGGATAAACTCTACTTACTAAGAGGTGTTGTTGGTGCTACTGTGGGTGTCGTTGTTGGTGACATGGTTGTTTGTACTGTTGTGGCTGGTGCCGTTGTTGTTTGTGGTTCTGTGGTTCGCACCGTTGTTGGTTGTCCCGTAGTTGGCGCTGCCGTAGTTGGCGCTGCCGTAGTTGGCGCTGCCGTAGTTGGCCCTGCCGTAGTTGACCCTGCCGTAGTTGGCCCTGCAGTTGTTGGCCCTGCAGTTGTTGGCCCTGCAGTTGTTACTCCAATCGTCGTGGGTGCATCGGTAGTTTGGATTCCAGCATTACACAAGCTTATACCGCAGCAGAACTGAGCGCATGATTGAATGTCGCCGGTGGAGTTAAGAGCATCGCATCCCGGATTAAAATCGCAATTAGGTTCGGTGAGATTGAAACATTGTCTTGTGACGGTCGTTGTGAGTGTCGTAAGACTAAAAGCCTCAAGAGTAGTACAGATTTCGCCTGGAGCACACTGCTCTTCTATTTCAGAACGGGTGCATTCTGTCTCGTTGACTCCTGTGCATGCTGCACATATCAAGCTCTCCAGATGGGAGTCCCCTAATGTCAAAACAAATGGCATACTTAATAAGCTTTGGAAGGCTACTTACTGAATTGCTGGTGGCTAGCGCAATATTCGGTGCTTTGGTATGAAACTTAAGGTGATGTACTCAAAGTGTTTCAACCAAAAGAGTTGGGCCACCTCGTTGTGGATGAATcaaacacgaaaatttggtaTACAATAAGTTGAAACTGATGGGGTAAACGGACACGCACTGTGTTGAGATTTGGAAACTGACCTTTCTAGCATTAACCCTTCGTCAGGGTGAATACTAACTGTTAGTGGTGTAATTTTTTCGTATATTTGTTGTTACAGCAATAAAGTTTCAGAAATTATCGAaaaatgtgtttattttttcaaaaacgtatCTTAACAATTTCTCCTTAAGCAAGTAAATTGTCTGTTACCTAGCTCTAGTCTGAAGTCACTCCTTTTCTGTCTTTGTTCATCGAGTTCTCCCAGTAGTGAAGCAAACGGCGCCGACTCTGTGATCACCATGCAAGCAGTCAGAACCTATTTAAAAACAAAGGTCACTACTCTCAAAATATAAACGACCAAGACAACAATCACGACCATCGCCAATGGACAATGATGATAACAGTGGTGATAGCAATGGAAATGACAAcgataatttattattataatggcATGAATAGcaatgataataacaatgacaataacGTTGGCGATAGCAACGACAATTCAGTGtgaatgacaaaaaaatggaaatggaaacGACAGTTATAATGGCAATAGGAAAGACAATTACGATGACATTTATCTATAAAAAAAACTGCGTTAAAACATATTTAAACTTTGTTAACAACTTTTTTTAAGAAACagcgacgtttcgacgttagctaAACGTTATTATCAAGTCAACGTAATTTAAAAATTGCATTCTATAATACTAAAAGAACAATAGTAGATGTCGACCAATTGCCGAATGTTTGTGTTCAGTAATGTCGGGCTGTATATACCTAACATAATCCGCATCGCACATCAGatcacatttaaaataataaacaacacaTTGCCGATTCACAACCGATGGCTTGATTTCTTAGGGTTTAAGATCTTGCCCCAATTTTTGCTCACGAAAACGGGTTGTACTGTAACACCAATCTTATGACTAAGATCGCGTACAATCGTTTACGGACCGCATTGACAGCCACTTGATCAGCTTTGAATGAAAGACTAATTCTCATTGTGCCACCATCATTGGTGTTGCTTACCACCCTGAGGCATTATGCAAAATAAAGTTGTTAGTAGTAGAATTAATTATTAAGCCAGCCGGATAGTCATAGCGACTGAAAACAGAACGCAGTTTGTCATATTACAGCTGTATTAAAAGCCACAGTTGTAGAAGATAGGGCATAGGCACTTACACTTTTGACTGTGAAAGTGTAAAAGCCAACTCAGTGGTGGTTTTCTGTACACTTGAGTTTCAAGTTTAGTTCCATTCTTAACAAAGTCAATGCCAGGTCAATGCAAATAAAAAGGACCTTATTTTCCACAGGAAGCACCATCGTAAAACGCTTAACTGGGATGTGCGCCAATCAGAGTAGTTAGGAACACCGCAGCAGTATTAGCGCTTGGCATCCTGGACAAGGTATCATCAGCATACCTCTTGTACAGATTTGGTACCATTTGATCGAGTGTGAGCTGTTCTTCAAGAAGACACATGAAGACATTGGCCATTAAAGGGCCAGGGGAGAGCGCATAGCCACTCCATCTGTTTGTTTGAAAGAGATTATTTGCTATGCGAATAGAATTTTTATGGCTTTCTTCCCGAGGAATTCAGTTAATTTCTACTGTGCAACATGGAATGCACGTGCTTTGAATTGTTGTGCAACAGTTTTGTTATGTAATAGCATAGGACACGGGCGGGGCCTGGACAGGGTGTTTGGTTGCCTCAATGTATTGAGCCCCACTCGTGATGACTTTCGGCCAGGCTACAAAGCAGGCACGCATTTATTCATTCTTGTTTTTCCTCGCTGGATCACACTTCGTTTTTACATACCTCCTCCTCCCCTTGGCCTGTCCGCTTTTTCCTTAGGGTATCTTGTTTAGTTTATTTTGCGTTTttgtgccctcacctttactgggctCAACACATTTTATAGAgcaattatttttgtaataaaTTCAAGAAAGTTTGAATGATTAAATCGGCTTTGGGCCTTTGCCCTTAGCCATTTTACTCCATCTTGGATTGTCCGTTTTTATTCTAGTGCCCAGTAAACGAGCGCGGGTATGCAGCCCACTAGCTTACAAGGTCCTATCCTGTGGTAGGGGAGAAAGGCATAAAAGTTAACAATTGAACtgaaagagttaattaattggTCGTGGCAATCTCAAATAGCTTGATAAGCTGTTCTTTTTACAAATTGAGGCCATAGGCTTTATTGAACCAATCATCATCGAACGCTTTGTTGACCAAGATGTTAATAATCTCACTCAACGGCACATTGGTGAAAAGGGCGGTGACGTCGTAGGAGACCACCAATGTATCTTCCTCGTTGACAGAATAGGAGCGGATCTCATGTGATACTTTTCGGCTGAACTGTGTTCTCAAACGCCGACCTTAATTCAGTCGCGCTAAATTAAACATACTATCCAGTCACATATATGGTGCGTAATGTAAAATGCATTAAATCATTCTAATTCGGTATAGGATATGGCCAGGATATGGCAAAAGCTCGTCTTCTGAACCAAAGTTAAACTACTGCtgtaagcaataataataataataattgttaaagacctttttttatttattaaggCATGGAATTAGTCCTGCCATCGCTTGCTCTTTTCCCGTCTCTTATATACTTTCATAATCATTTCGACTGTTTCACTAATTAGGAACAGAGTTTCATTCAATCAGGTTGTTTCTTCTCTACatattctcttttttcgttGAGAATGGTGCATAACCACCAACTGGAACCGCGAGGGAATTGTTCAGTGCGTAAACTCGATAGATACTTTCCAAGTAAAGATTCGCTTTTATGTTGCCTAATACTGAAAGCTAAAAAAAGAAACTCAGACCACAAGAAAGACCAAACCCGAAAAACCACAGATTTGCGAAAAATCGACCACAAAACTCTAACGACTTATTCCGCAAATCAGAAGTTCACGATATTCTCGGTGATGGTTGGCGAGGAGAAATTTTTGAACACGGCGATGTAACTAGTTAATGTATCCCAAAATTGTGCGCGAGTCTAGAAAGCTCTCAAGAGATTTCGATATTTCTTCGAGCgtgtcttttgtttattttcccaaGCTAGTTGGTTGTTAGGTAGCGTATAAGCGATTGTGGTTTTGCTTGAGTTGGAGAACGAGAGAGAGATCTTGAGCTGATATATTTAGGAATGTAAATAAGGTCAAATCAGTGAATAGTCCAAGCGTGCGTTCGATTGcacgtattccggaataggaatgcatggaatagaagttagaaatgcttcgtttttgcggagattcacattaatattATCAAACAACTGCTAAAAtgctttattatccttgttgcttcaaaacgccacacatagtgttttaaatcatcactccacgtattcttattccggaatagggtcaatcgaacgcaccctaaatttaGTTTGGCTTTTAAAATGAATCTGTAATCTAGCATAAGTAAATCGCGGTCCGATTTATCACGTTTGGCAGATCATATCAGCCTGATCATATTTGCGATCATATTTGCGATTTGTGAGCTCTGAACTTCTTTTAAGAGCTTGACGGAAAAAGTTAACTTTTCAGTTGTCTGTTAAGATGTCTAGCGAGGAGAAATCTGCCTGCGCCTCGCAAAGGGATCCTTTCCCGATCATTTCGAcgttacatcacaaaaaaataatctTATTTTCGCGCAAACAGCCAGTCTCAAATATTTGAATAATGTGATGAAAGATCTTTAATCATAGTACAAACATATTCTTCCTTAATTGCCATCACGGGAGAAATTGTGGTTTTTCGCTAACTATTTCCTGACAGTTCTTTCTTTAACGGAAAGAAATAGGAAAATGAAGTGCTGTTAATGTAATGAAAGCCAGGATAAATGATTAATACTCTAAAACCACTTCGTGTTCGAGTAATAATATGTTCCTATCCACTCCTGCAAATGTATCAATAATGCGAAGTAACTAGGGACCAATTATACAAATCTGTCTTAAAAGGATACTCGATTTACCTCTTCGTTTCAAAAGAACTTCACAATTACACTTACGCAAGCTATTCGAAACTACGTTACGTCAAAGCTTCACGAATACATGATCACCTTCATGGCATTCGTAGTAAAACAAGACTTTTGACAAAATGGAACTTAAGAATTATGAGGAACATAAAACCCCATAACTTAATCAAAGATACTTACCACCACAGAAAGCAGAAACACCTTCATGCTTGCAACGAAGTTCTCTCCGGCTGTGCCTCCTTTTGTGATATTTCGTTTTCTTCACATTCACAATATATACGAGCGAATAACCAATAAGACGAGTTTTCTGAGAACCAATTTAAGTATTCCAGTATTGCTTACCTCTTGAGTATATGATGTCAATTTCTTTGTTCATTTTCTTCAATATCATAAGTCAAAAACAACAGATCACGTTTAAATTGAGGTATTAAACTTAAGACGTAGATATTAATTCACGAAATTTATTTTCATACGATATACTCCTTGATTatgtttacttttaaaataaaatcgGTTTGTACCAAAGACAAGGAAAGGAACTTAGGCGGTGTTCTTCAAAGTGATGAACTAATTTACTTTCGTCATATTGCCTTCGAACCTGTTAATTCCGGAGCTCTTGACATTGGTACTCCACAAACAAGATAAATCATAAACGTCCGTTAGCAACCTGTAATTCAGAGATAATAAAGAGATCATTTGATTTCGTGTAGAGCTTGTGCGAGTTAGCTCGGAAAGAAGGCCTAGGGGAGCTTTGCAGCAAACTTACAAACAAACATTTTGCAGCTTTACATGTAATATTCCGTAAGAAGTTCAAAATTTGAACCCCCAACTTTGCTTCAACATAGTCACTTCGTATTAACGATAATTCATGAAAAAATTCAATGAAAGCGGTTTTATTACAAGATCACCACATTTACACGGAAAAGCTATCTGAAATTTCACGTCATTGAGATATTAGATAGCCTCTTCAAAGCCGACGGCTCGCCCAAGAAGAAAGACTGTAGAAAGTAGACAGTCAATTGGATAGAGCAGCCCAGGGAAAGAAAACCGACGTTTTGTATACCACAATGACATTGCAATCGAGTTCAATCTAAAAAAGACAATTTATTTCAGAGAACGTTCACTGAGAAATATCAATTTTAAGATGAAGATATCTCTTTACGGTTCGACTCGACGACATTCCAGCGGTCCGGTAACAGCAATGCCAGTCATAAACGAACTTGATGCTCTTAAAGTTATAAATAAGTACAAATACACAGATCTAGAAGTTTCTTTGTGACAAATTTATTGCAATGTTTAACAAAGTTTCAGGCAGATACAGTTGGGTGAACTCGCTTCATAGATGGATGATTTGATGTCTGTTAtttatttcacaatttttttctttattttgtaattttaatgGTCAAGAATTCTTTCAGCAGTTTTCTTTGACAGAATTTGACAACAACGCTGCCAGTATTAAATAGTTAAATGCCGGAATTTTTTGTGTTTATTCCGCAAGTTTGTGGAAGAACCGGACTCAGCTAATTAGAATAAATCGTCTTTTAATTAGCCAGCGAGCTAAAAGCAAGCAGAATACTGACTTCGCGattctataaaaaaaaattcagtattGTGGCAATACTGAAAGTTATGTATGCCTTCGAATTCGTTCTCATGAACTGGGGAAGTTCACCAGAAAGTTTTAGCCCGGACcccgttcccagggtctttttGTCACcccgggaacgaggttgatgccACAAGAACCTCGGGAAAGATGATGGCTCAAGACTTTAAAAGAGGCAAACTTGAACGGTCTCAGGTGGAAATTGTTCTAAAGCTCCGGATACACCTTAAACATTGTtataaaacatttgttggatcaacaatgttaGAACGTATACcatgcatgtttgatgacgtTTGACATGTTCAACATTTTGTGTTCGAAGAATGTTTGATTtcaatcatagttaatagaggggactgccagtcccctctactaactatatTTAGTCGATCAAACATTTTCTCCAACATGCGACAAAAGATGAAGCGCGTAGCAgccctttcaacaatgttgcattGCAAAGACCAATCAGAGTTAAGGGCCCACTTTCCAAGCCGAGAACCATAAGTAATCGAAAACGGCGGAGTTGGACTAAAGTGAATAAGTAACGTGTTTCCAACAACGCGTATCTAGAAGCGTTTTTATAACAATTATGTTGGGATATGTTCTTCTAACAATGTTATGATGTTTAGCCGGGGTTTAAGTTATAGGAGTCTCCCACCCCCGGTCCTTGGCTAAAAATTCTTCCTCCTCACCCTTGATCAACACATGCTGGAGACACAAAAAGCCCAAGCCCGGTCTAATAACTCTTCACAGAATTTAATAAGGCAACCAGTTATAAAGATTACAGTTCAACGTCGCCTGTTTAACAAACATTTATTTACACATATTGAGCTAGTGAAAGAACGTAATTGCATTCGTTACTGCAACATTTAGTTTGATTCTAATTGGCCAGCTAGCGATTGCGTGGGTATGCGGTCAAATCGACTCCAAAGTTGCCTTTCAAGTCCCGGCTCCTGAAAGAAGATCTAACTTTTCTCTCACGGTGGAGGAAGTTAGCATATGCGGAAGTTTTGTACCAACGGACTAATGACTGTATAATTTGATATTGCGGTATCTATTTTTGTTACTGGCTGACTCAGCACGATTATGATTTTTTATTGCCTTTCTCATCTCTTTATCTGTTGCATGCCAATCTTTTCTTTtcggtatttttctttttcagcctTTAGACACTCTTTTTTCAATGGCCGTTTTCTCCTTGTGGGTCTATCTCTctcaattatttattttctttcgtcGTGTGGGCAAGTCATATATAGGGGAACTTCAGCACACAGGTGGATCTGACGTTAGAACATTTGTTTGACGTTCATAGATGCTACTTAGTTTCCTTCAGGCCTTATACTCTTTTGAGCATTTCTGTGAGGATTTTACTCGGCTCATTTGAAATGCACCAACTTAATTTACTTGTCCACAAGCACTTAAGTATAGGTTATTCACAGCTTGTGGACTCCGTTAGAGTTCCTTTAGTTATATTTCATTTATACCAAGAGTTCATTTAGTTCATGTAAGatattttcaattatttcagTTGGAGCGCTGCATAGAACTTGGAATGCGTTCTGCTATTTTGAGATTGCGGTTCTACGCATTGTTGTCCGGATCTTCACCACTCTGAGACCACTTGACAGAATGCCATGATGATAAGGGTATACGTTAACAAGAGAGATTGTGTCTGTGGGCATTTGTTGACTGTTCCCCTCTTGCAAGTTGGTCACTTAAAAAAGAGTTACAGGAGAATCAGGAGATGACATAAAATCTATTCAAAACAGACCCatttaaatgttgtttttgcAGTAATGCCAGAGAAG contains these protein-coding regions:
- the LOC138004309 gene encoding threonine-rich protein-like → MKVFLLSVVVLTACMVITESAPFASLLGELDEQRQKRSDFRLELGDSHLESLICAACTGVNETECTRSEIEEQCAPGEICTTLEAFSLTTLTTTVTRQCFNLTEPNCDFNPGCDALNSTGDIQSCAQFCCGISLCNAGIQTTDAPTTIGVTTAGPTTAGPTTAGPTTAGSTTAGPTTAAPTTAAPTTAAPTTGQPTTVRTTEPQTTTAPATTVQTTMSPTTTPTVAPTTPLNCDQILVDRQGQFSSPNFPGNYPNGVTCTFVIFLPVNDVLNIQLLTLRLSNPGDSLTFSDGIVTVRVFRGPISIGRKKRAINDQRSHENVFGEDPDGYYDDDDYKDFYYYDGRRKREPYLHLRRKRQSTNGVSIQGANLNASITFRTDDMDSDSGFRAVFRRDTVEPETVTEVETGSGSSDSGNSSDDD